The following DNA comes from Leishmania mexicana MHOM/GT/2001/U1103 complete genome, chromosome 8.
AGCATTGCCATAACGATCGCTGTCAGGAGTGAAACGACCGGAGATGCCCAATCGTGTTGAGGGTGTGATGGGGGGAgtaggagggggaggacggcAAGGATAACGGCACTCGGGAGGTCGCGCTAGCGGTAATGCCGGTCACCCTCAACGAGAGCTACCAAGGTACAAGAGAAAAACAGACAGAAGTATCCTCAAGGTAAGCATCTTCTGGAAGGCGCATTTAAAGCGTGGGCGTGAGCAGACGCGCACCACCATCACTGCGTGCCACTGAAGCGCGTACCTCATCGTGCGTTCACACTCCCCAGCACTGGTGTATACGGTGCACCCCTTTGTGTCTGATTTACTTCTCCGACACGTCGGGCCACGGGAACTCCTTCGCCTCGGGGTCCTTCACGACCATGTTGCGTGCCCGTGTCGTAAGGATCTTGCCTGTGTCCGCCTCGACGCCGATTAGCGTCGGAATCGTCTCCACCTTGAACCCATTCTTGAGAAACTCCATCCCTTTTCGATCCTCAAAGGGCAGCGCCAGCCATGGCATTTTCCCGTAGTACTCCGTGAAATCAtcgacctcctcgtcccAAGAGATCAGCATCACCTCGAAATTCTTCGACTTCGCGTGTGTCTTGTAGAATTCAACGAGCTGCGGAGTGAAGCCGCGGCATGGCGGGCACCAACTAGCCGAGAAATAGAAGAAGAGGGTCTTTCCAGCCAGCGATGACAAAGCGACGTCCGTCGCCGAGCCCTTGAGGAAGCTGGTGGAGTGAGGGAAGAACTTCTTCAAGCCTGACATGGTACCAAAGATGTCAGGCACGGACACGAAGTGTACGAGAGACGAAGGACAGCCAAAGGTGCTGCGAAACAGGGGTTGGGGAAGGGACAAGGTTCAAGAGGGACAAAACGAGTAGTGAGCGCGCCAGTATCAAGCAAGTGGCAGGGGTGGGCTTCACAAGACAATACGAGAGGCACACGAACAGGCGCAGAAAGGTGTGAGGTGGCCACAGCTGATGCGAACAAAAGAGTCGTATCCGTAATGCACTCCAGAGGGTGGCGGGCGTGTGCGAATCCGGAAAGCGGCCAGTCAATGGCTGTGCCACAATACGTCCTCGCGTAGCTGTGTACGTAAACGAGGAGTCAggtatctgtgtgtgtgtgtgtgacagggagaggggggattGTACGTAACAGAGGGATATAGAAGAGGAAAACAAATAAACAGACGGAGGCGTAGATGGCCGTgtgaggcggagggaggtgtgtgtgggggggacGATGGGCGTACGTCTGTTTCGCTGAAGGTTCtagagatagagagagggtTTATCTTTTATGGACAGCGTTGCGAGGTCGCGAGAGACTGGAGAAGAAATACGGCGCAgacccgcgcgcgcgcacatggACACCCGAAAGGGAAGGATGACAGCGTGGAAAAATaaagaggtggagagagccaaggaaaaggggggaaTCGCCCTGACAGCGGAGGGCGGTCGCAGGAGCAAAatacacagacacgcgcaacGCGTCGACGATGCGCGAACCCCCCCCCGTCGGAGCAAGGCACCTACACATAGCAAATAGGAAACATGCGGAGGTGTAGATGCCAAGCATGGCATATGCAtctgcacgcgtgcagctccGCTCTACGGCAAAGGCCTCacgccgcgtgtgtgtgtgtgtgtgtgtgtgctcaggCGTGCGAAACCGTCGGCcatgcctcctcctctccacgATGACTGTTcctctttgttgttgtccaTTGGACTAATTGCACCGGGGACCACGTGCGTTTGTGTGCACGCGAGCGTGTAGGCGTGCAGAAGAATGTGAGGGCAGTCACATGCGCAGCAGTTAATATTGTGGCACTGTTCACATCCACTCCGttgctctccttctctcccccctctcgtcCAGAGAAAGTCTCCCAAGGCTGCATGCAGACAcggagacgcacacacgcacatgtatGAGCATACGCTCACACAAAGCGAGGCGTGTGACGATTTGAAGGAAGCATCAGCGAGCAAGGAAGAAGGAGAGCAAAGGAAGAAGGAAGAACCTCCATTATCATTCCTGCGCTGCAGTGTCAGCAACACGACACAGGgcaagaggagaagagacagccacacgcgcacgcaagagcacacacaccaacacgcaGCCACCGCCCAAAAAAGTAGTACAAGACATAGATATATGAAGAAGTGAGATGTACGGGTGGGTGgtacacacgtgcacgcaacGCACTAAAAGAGAACAAagggaaaacaaaaacgccAACAAAGTCAGTGGTTCGCACAAGATAAGCAACCACGCGAAGCGCGAAACAACGAAACGCGAAGCGAGACAAGAAGATACTACACGGTGAGCccgaaaacacacacacgcgaaaaaaaaagaaaagataCCGTCGACTTCGAGAGACACTCGCACGAATCACCCCAACAACAAATATCAacgcgcctgcagcagcgaggcaAAACACCACACATGAGCGCGCCTAGCCTTGCAAACAGTCATAATTTTCCTCTCCTTCGTCCACTCCCTCATCGCAagccctccacacacacacacatacacacagacacacacgcacatgcacatgcacatacacCAACATcagcgcacagagagagagagacgcctGCACAAAGACACGTTTTTTCCTTCCTTTTtgcttccctctcttttttggTGGGGCGTCGGAGATGCAACCTACTGCGCTGAAAACACTCCTACACAAtcacgcagacgcgcacacgcatatgTGTGCCCGCTCTTCGACTGAGGTGCGTAGACAGCGAGAAAGGAGGGCCTTTTGATGGCTACCACAAACAACCGTAGCCGCACCATAAGGAAGAAATGCATGCCAATCGCGTTAGCTATCGCCTCACCACCCGAACACCTCACGCTCCCCCTTAAACCACCTTCCCCATCCTGCGACGTCCCCGCCCCTCGCACGCTTTGCCGTTCCTTCGCA
Coding sequences within:
- a CDS encoding putative tryparedoxin, which translates into the protein MSGLKKFFPHSTSFLKGSATDVALSSLAGKTLFFYFSASWCPPCRGFTPQLVEFYKTHAKSKNFEVMLISWDEEVDDFTEYYGKMPWLALPFEDRKGMEFLKNGFKVETIPTLIGVEADTGKILTTRARNMVVKDPEAKEFPWPDVSEK